The Ischnura elegans chromosome 1, ioIscEleg1.1, whole genome shotgun sequence genome contains a region encoding:
- the LOC124158854 gene encoding uncharacterized protein LOC124158854, translating into MSDHHGREDASSADAPSLEDTIRDRGEGSGGFSARSEQSETRKTFIDGPSESMDEGSMKTEQEEKTRTEQDDLDSDGIGKIKKVSKHGSKPIGNIDDVLSEVLGGSKSGLSGCDAPALCPDGGDSARSQASVSAMTDPPGRVRAYNFGRVELTGTTDDIVVGDKTEYLNSVTVQQIVHQDEEGMLQAAGDSAVRRRRVLSSSGEPSPKAARRTGMVLRDDGSAAGDGAGDDGVKAGNGLLFRHLLGRKVETAAWIPIALLSCITFICITIYGMIFGHFQPRREAAIPSVLCKPTEYAECPQIPSKKIPEALPKLQRTMIIPRSMWQAKRPLDTILWNMKHPVEYVIISHTAAEQQYDLAGCLEQVRIIQKFHVESRGWSDIGYNFLVGGDGNAYEGRGWEYVGAHAKGYNAVSIGISFIGTFIDVLPPPAQIRACKLLIKEGVIQNKISKNYKLIAHRQVSPTESPGEKLYEELQNWEHWSPEV; encoded by the exons ATGTCAGACCACCACGGTCGCGAAGACGCGTCCTCCGCGGATGCCCCCAGTCTGGAGGATACGATCAGAGATCGCGGAGAAGGCTCTGGCGGTTTCTCTGCGCGATCGGAACAGTCGGAAACCCGTAAGACGTTCATTGACGGCCCATCCGAATCAATGGATGAAGGAAGCATGAAAACTGAACAAGAAGAAAAGACAAGGACGGAGCAGGACGATCTCGACAGCGATGGAATCGGCAAAATCAAGAAAGTCTCCAAGCATGGATCGAAGCCGATCGGAAACATCGATGACGTTCTTTCGGAAGTGCTGGGTGGCTCCAAAAGCGGATTGTCGGGCTGCGATGCGCCAGCGTTGTGTCCAGACGGTGGTGACAGCGCTCGGAGTCAGGCCAGCGTGTCCGCAATGACGGACCCACCCGGCCGAGTCAGGGCCTACAACTTCGGCCGCGTCGAACTCACAGGCACTACCGATGACATAGTGGTCGGGGATAAGACGGAGTACCTTAATTCGGTGACGGTTCAACAGATCGTTCACCAGGACGAGGAGGGGATGCTGCAGGCGGCCGGCGATTCGGCCGTGCGCCGGAGGCGAGTTCTCTCGTCCTCCGGCGAGCCTAGTCCGAAGGCCGCCCGGCGAACGGGCATGGTGTTGCGAGACGACGGGTCTGCAGCCGGCGATGGAGCGGGAGATGACGGTGTGAAGGCTG GAAATGGTTTGTTATTTAGACATCTTCTTGGAAGAAAAGTGGAAACAGCTGCTTGGATACCAATCGCTTTGCTCAGCTGTATTACCTTCATATGTATTACCATTTATGGTATGATTTTTGGACATTTTCAACCCAGAAGAGAGGCAGCAATTCCCAGTGTCCTTTGTAAGCCCACAGAATATGCTGAGTGCCCGCAAATTCCTTCAAAGA AAATTCCTGAAGCCTTGCCTAAGCTTCAACGTACTATGATAATCCCTCGAAGCATGTGGCAGGCCAAACGACCGCTGGACACCATCCTGTGGAATATGAAGCATCCTGTGGAATATGTGATCATATCCCACACAGCAGCGGAGCAGCAGTACGATCTGGCTGGATGCCTGGAGCAAGTACGAATCATTCAAAAGTTTCACGTGGAGAGCAGGGGATGGAGTGATATCGGATACAACTTTTTAGTGGGAGGGGATGGGAACGCTTACGAAGGTAGAGGGTGGGAATATGTTGGAGCCCATGCCAAAGGTTACAATGCTGTTAGTATAGGGATTTCCTTCATAGGCACCTTTATCGATGTTTTGCCACCGCCTGCTCAGATAAGGGCTTGTAAACTCCTCATAAAAGAGGGGGTGATCCAGAATAAGATATCTAAGAATTACAAGCTAATAGCACATCGGCAGGTATCTCCAACAGAGAGCCCTGGTGAAAAGCTGTACGAAGAGTTGCAGAATTGGGAGCACTGGTCTCCAGAAGTTTGA
- the LOC124158862 gene encoding elongation of very long chain fatty acids protein AAEL008004-like — translation MSGWLGHYSFRCQPVDYTYSPTGLRMARTCWWYYFSKFTEFFDTLFFILRKKNNHVSNLHVIHHGCMPMSVWFGMKFAPGGHSTFFSLLNTFVHIVMYFYYMVAAMGPKFQKYIWWKKYLTTLQMVQFVLIMVHQFQLLFIECNYPKGFMIWIGFHGILFLFLFSDFYKTSYKKDGKGSGAASVTVAKQSNGTTVANGNGVSSYTTEYSKTYSNCYSNGVFNGYMSASSNGTSTVTHRKDK, via the exons ATGAGCGGATGGCTTGGTCATTACAGTTTCCGCTGCCAACCTGTCGATTATACGTACAGCCCCACTGGTCTACGG ATGGCCCGCACCTGTTGGTGGTATTACTTCTCTAAGTTCACAGAGTTCTTCGATACG ctATTCTTTATCCTGAGGAAAAAGAATAATCATGTGTCTAATCTCCACGTCATTCATCACGGATGCATGCCCATGAGCGTGTGGTTTGGAATGAAATTCGCACCAG GTGGCCACAGCACTTTCTTTTCCCTCCTGAACACCTTCGTTCACATTGTTATGTATTTCTACTACATGGTGGCAGCTATGGGACCCAAGTTCCAGAAGTACATTTGGTGGAAGAAGTATCTTACCACTCTTCAGATG GTTCAGTTTGTGTTGATCATGGTACATCAATTCCAGCTACTTTTCATTGAGTGCAACTATCCCAAGGGTTTCATGATTTGGATTGGATTCCATGGTATCCTCTTTCTTTTCCTGTTCTCTGACTTTTACAAGACCAGCTACAAGAAGGATGGCAAGGGAAGCGGAGCTGCATCAGtg ACTGTTGCAAAGCAGAGCAATGGTACAACAGTTGCAAATGGCAATGGTGTATCCAGCTATACTACTGAGTATTCCAAGACCTACTCCAACTGCTACTCCAATGGTGTCTTCAATGGTTATATGTCTGCAAGTAGTAATGGCACAAGCACAGTGACTCACAGGAAAGACAAATAA